The DNA region ggattctgttttgacacaatatcgtatatcatctgttcaaaaattgtatgataatcatatgttcatatgttaatcaatacaataatataaaattaaatattgcatcctatcatatttacaacatatatcatataatacaataaaataccataataaacaatgatgagatatgatattgtaacgtatggtatgacattgtattgtgttatacgttattgtatttgatcacataatacaatatcatagtatataaaacaatatagtattatattacaatatcatattacataatacatcataacattgaaacatatgatattatattgtataatatagtatgatattgtatgatactgtatcatttttgatacataatatggtattgtatcatatgatacaatattctttgatacaacattgtatcatatcaaatgatacaatattatgtgataaagtaaaatattatataatacaatattatattatacatattgtttcatatgatacaataatatattttacaatatcatacaataccatttcatgtgatgtgataatatatcatattataaaccaatatcatattatacaatatcgtatgatacgatattatataatattacagtatcatattatacaatttcatgtgatataattctatattacagaaactaatatcatataatacaaaatcctatgatacaatattatagaatatacaatattgtatcataggatacaatattatattttgcaatatcttatgtaatagtatcatgtgattaaataataaattaataatacaatataatattatacaatattgtatcataatatacaatactatacataacgatatcatgatacaacaTCATAACATAagatatcaaaaaaatttatacaatatcatatcgtatcatttaacttttttaaatattacatatgatattatattgtatcatattaaacaatattgtttcataccatacaatactatatcataggaatcatcttatatcatttatcaacaaacacatctatctatcgagcaggtttgagtgaggtaggagatttctttagcatccttgataatggagatcaggctctgcatctgaagcaacctctgcgtttcattaataatatagttaaatcaactatgcaagctatcatctataaaacctgttccaaaaaaactaaacgtcatccagcatctgaaacatAACATTAATTCTAATTGCTATGACCTAGTCACTCCTATCAATAAATACCTGTAACATTTGTTATTCAAAACTTCtctgttaataaaaaataaaaatatccttCCTGACCCCTTGAAGGCTAATTCAATTCTCCCCGTAACAGACCTCCTTACGTTTATTTATATCTGCTCAATGTATATTTTCGTAACTAGGTAACTAGGTCATTGCAatgcacatgtatatatgtacaataataaCTATTTAATCTTAATTATAGTAGTATATATgcattatttattaaataattaatataaataaagttgAAGTCGGGTTCggtattacaaaataaatcatGGAATTTCCCGGTAAAAGTTAAAACAGACGTAATCAATGTTTAGTGCAGTTTCCCACCAAATACACATTACTATGGAACTAAAGGTAAACAAACATCTACAATATGTATGATTATACTGTAAGCTCTGCAAATAATGTCAAAACACTCAATCCGAATTTCCTCGGCGATGATAATACAGGTCAATATatgataaacaaaacacatagtcattatatatatttcacattTACAACAGTTAACTTGTAAAAATGGCGGCTCTTAATCTCGATGTAAATTTGAAACTTGATTTTTAGAGGACGGTATCGTGTTCCAAaagcactgtagctcccaggtcgtccacccgaattttttcagaccaagAGCTACAGACAGGCAGCCACAAATATTGTAGCATTGTACATAGTTCTTATACagaagaattttaaacattttcccattTATGTTTCTATGCTAAATTTTAAACCCTTCTGAGGATTCCAGGGTTGgtccgggggggggggaaggggggggacAATTTAAGGAATTAAAAATCTACATATCTGATGCTGCTTGCTTGGTAATTTCACAAATTGCAGCAttatggtttttgagaagaaacattttattcttttccgtatatatttctatattaaaatttgaacctcTCCTgaggccccagtattagtctgTGGGTTATAATTtgaacaatttgaaatttacattatttgagaatgcttgcatagtattctcacaaattgtagcattgttgttcttgagaagaagatttttaaacatttcccccatttttttttcatgttcaacttaaactttgaaccctccTGAGGCCCTAGGATTAGGTTGCAGGTCACTTCtccaatatatataaaagatttggtgtaaatattggtttcttaaaaagaagattttttaagacacaCACTCTATCTTCACTGTTTCAcaattatcttatttttaataaggttttgccctttattttaaaatttagaaccCCTCCTTTTAAGGATGCTTTGGTCCAAGTTTAGCTAAATTTGGCcttcagttcaggtgagctaaaaagatggGGACCACCTTAAAGGGTTCCACTTACAGTACTGGCATACCAAAGGATGAACTAAGGAGATTTAAAACCAGTATGGTATATTCAAGACAGTGCTTAAAACATAGCCCTGAATTTGTTCAGATGTCATTTCTGTGAATTGCAAgaaccttatttttaaaaaccagcaaaatgtttaacatgaattgaacaaaaacttacatttatttttgtgagTCTGTTGTTAGCCTCTCGTTTGtacacaataaattttttacctGCACTGGAAACAACATAAACATGTCTGGAACAGAAAACAAAAGTGAATCATTATCTCATAGTACATGATTAAGAAAACTGAATGTTcttaatttgtaattttatatgcTTACAGTAAACTAAAACACTCAGAGAGCACttctgatatataattttacaaGTGTCTGTTTTACTGTCAGTTTTTAATGCTTCAGCTACATTGTAAGGTATGTAGCATCAgggaagcccccccccccccactttttcacacagcaactaattttcttcaatttacatataaacaaatgaaaagggggggggggggaagggggggggacAATTTAAGGAATTAAAAATCTACATATCTGATGCTGCTTGCTTGGTAATTTCACAAATTGCAGCAttatggtttttgagaagaaacattttatacttttccgtatatatttctatattaaaatttgaacctcTCCTgaggccccagtattagtctgTGGGTTATAATTtgaacaatttgaaatttacattatttgagaatgcttgcatagtattctcacaaattgtagcattgttgttcttgagaagaagatttttaaaactgaatgttcttaatttgtaattttatatgcTTACAGTAAACTAAAACACTCAGAGAGCACttctgatatataattttacaaGTGTCTGTTTTACTGTCAGTTTTTAATGCTTCAGCTACATTGTAAGGTATGTAGCATCAgggaagcccccccccccccccccccccactttttcacacagcaactaattttcttcaatttacatataaacaaatgaaaagggggggggggggggggaaggggggggggacaatttaaggaattaaaaatctacacttctgatatataattttacaaGTGTCTGTTTTACTGTCAGTTTTTAATGCTTCAGCTACATTGTAAGGTATGTAGCATCAgggaagcccccccccccccactttgaaaatgaaaaatgaaaagctgtcaatgtgacagcaaaccgggttttcttttatgtgaactttatccataatccatgtcaacccatatccaaAGAAATGGTGTacccctatatgcaatattttgccaaaaaaagactaagttcaaaagctggtatttttttcataaattatcagaaatcaaaatcctagtaATATGCACACCTATGATATATcgtatgtacaattgatctgcaaaagaacaacctCTTATCTTGAAatctgtaggaggagttatccgtacaatgagggtacactatatgcaatattttgccaaaaaatgactaagttcaaaagctagtatttttttcataaattatcagaaatcaaaatcctagcaatatgcacacctctgatatatgtacaattgatctgcaaaagaacaacttcctatcttgaaatctgtaggaggagttatccgtaaaATGAGGGTaacctatatgcaatattttgccaaaaagtggGAAAACCCCTGTATACCCTAAATGGTAAAACCTGAACAATTCTTtattcaagaaaaacaaaaagcaaaacaacaacatcctatcttgaaaactgtaggaggagttatacatacaatgagggtaccctatatgcaatattttgccaaaaaatgactaagttcaaaagatggtatttttttcataaattatcagaaatcaaaatcctagtaatatgcacacctctgatatatgtaaaattgatgTGCAAAACaataacttcctatcttgaaaactgtaggaggagttatccgtacaatgagggtacccttttggcagccgcccacccacctgcccgcccgccattttcaccattttaataaccggatttttccttcggaaaacccggttaaaaattggattttaatggagtccacccccccccccccccccaaacttttttttagagTATGTAAGGAAATGGAACGAAAATAAGGAATTaaagagtgaaattgaagttatagatatactatgctacccccccctccccccactttcaaaaaagatGCTACATGCCTAATTTTAGATTAAAggctgtaaactatagtttatggACAGAAAACTACAGTTAACAACATTAATCTATATTTCTCATCTGTAGATCATAGTTAATTCAATCATCATTCAATACTTcagaaatctgaaaatttttacCTATACAgggtttgaacaaacttcatGTAGCTCGCTTTCATTCTACAAGCCATAAACCCTATTCTTCATATCAAATTCAATCATTAGAGCAATGACACAATGTTCACCTTAAATATTTAGAAAGCCTTTGCAAATGTATCGATAATATATAGATTattacatggcaatttttatatcgcatcctTTATTAGCCCGAGGTCACTGTCTATCAGCCTGAGAGCAGTCAAGTTTACTTATACTTATGTATATATGTCACTTAATAAGTGTGATATAAATCttatatcacacccctaggGTTTATATTGCATGGATAGGCGAATTTTCGGTTTATAGCGCACAGGGCAGAAAAGGGTATTTTTCTATAAGTATACGATATATAGGCATTGCAGACAGTAAATCTGAGGCTGCCACctgatgttatttatttttcttgaaatgaaaaaacaTACCCCCTACCGACAGTTATGTAAATTCCTGATTAaatgtgaggaattaatataTCCACATAAAATGATCACAAGAAGCACATCTCACAAATTTAacaatctcgcttttattttttggacatgtaacctacatgaaactatgataaaaattcacatttgcaattttatgttctcacgatttgatggaaaatggCTGAATCGCAGAATAAAGTGCTCACATTGtgtaaggaatctacagtattttttttataatgtttatcaaaaaatgtATCCCCTAcctaatattacatgtatgaacatTGAGGTATTTTTTATTGCAAAGGAAAACTAATTACAACAATTCAGGTACCTCTGTGGTGAATGATTCTGGAACAAAAAGATTAAAATGCCACTCCCAACTATAATTTACTGCATCATTTGCATATCCCCAAGCAGAGGGGTGGGACTTTTCATATGAATACATTTTAAAGCTCTCCACAAGTTCCAAGTCTGGCTTAAACTGACATTgtagaattttcacttcaagcaattttttagtttaaaaagcTAATTGCAAGATTTTGAACATTGCTGACCAAAAATTTCCCATGCTTTGAGTTCTGTGATATCATCCAAGTTCATATTACAAATATGTCAGAAAAACACTAAtgtatattatatcaaaattctAAAAGTATAATTTTAACCTTTGTAAAATGATTTGTTTCAAATGAAGCTTTTCTTCACTATACCTTCAAAATCTGTCAAAAACAGCAACATTTATAGACATGCATTCTTACCTTCCATCTTTTGAGAGAGTAATCCCATTAGCCATATATGTTGGCTCTGAGACTCGGATGAAATCTCTGCCATCATAGTACAATACATGTCCGTAGGAGAGCCCAATAATTTGCTCTAAAAAGTGAAGGAAATGGTTACGATAGTATCCGTAGTCTGTCGTGTAAAAGGTTTCAGGACCTGTCGCTGCAACATCGTTCagtctgaaatattttttgtaataggTTAAATATAggatatttttttgcatttatacTCTTCATTATTTGACTCCCACTATCTCTACTGTAAATACAATTCACTTATCAACAATAACCAATTGCGAATAGttaatattctttatttaaattgtcATCAATTTATCCATTCATGCCCTCACCccataaaagaaataatttaaacatgAATTACAAATGAACAAGGGTTCCTTTGTAGGTTTTTAGATGCTTCAGTTCCAGGGTCTTCTCCAGAAACTCAAACTTTTCAACAGTGTCCTCCTCTGCTCTATGCACCACAACAAACAGGAATACCTTGCCTACAGgtgtagatataaaaaaaatctactgaattatacatgttacatgtaacatctTGTCTACATGTGTGGTGTAAAggtaaatcaaaattattacgttacatgtaatacatcatCTCCAGGCGTGGACATAAAGGtaaatcaaaacaattacattacatgtaataccttgTGTACAGGTGTGGATATAAAGGTAAATCAAAATGatcatgttacatgtaatacctcTAGTGTCTACAGGTATGGCTATGGATATAAAAATAACtcaaaattattacatttttcatGTAATATCTTAATGTCTACCAGTGTGGATAAAAAGGTAAATCAAAATGATTACATTTTCAACGCAATACCTTGTGTACACACAGGTGAAGAGTTTAAggtaaattaaaattactacatgttacatgtaatactttaCCTACACGTTTGGGTATGAAGATGAATCAAAagattacatgtaacatgtaaaGCGTTGTCAACAGGTATAGATATAAAGGTAAATCAAAATGATATTACATGTTACATGAGGATCTAATGACATGTAATctttgtcataattttgctCATTATAAAATACAGGTACTACTGATAATATTTACCTGgtatatgtaattttaaagaagatgtcctataacatttataattatatgtgtatcatattatacatatattcatACATAACCTGCAGCTTCATAGACAAGGCAAATGTCTGTCAAGGGTCCCAAACaacaatatcaacaaaaattgtttcaaaaattataacaaaatctGATAAACAAAGTAAtgaataccagtacatgtatacacgtgaatagtgtttttatttttcacataCCTTTTTCTTCTAGTACACTGATACCATGGGGAGCAAAATCTTCATAGCTGAACTGATTTCCAACTATCATCAGCTCTCGAACTCCATCTGCAGGCTTTTCCAAGTTAAATAGCATGATTCTGCCTCTAGCATTGTCTTTTTTGTGATACTCCTTCATGGCAGGGGAGAATAAAGGACCATCTATACccttataaacaaaaaatcttatCATTAATAAGTTCTTTACATATATCCGGTACTGTACTGTTGATaatgcttttttaaattcaattttgacttAGGAAAATtatacttaaattaaaaaaaaaaaaatcaaatatactaTATGTTCCAATTTTCTAGTCTCTACCAAAATCCAGGCATTCATCAACTTGACTAAATGTTCCGATAGAACCCTCATGTGGCAATACTGGAAATGGTTAACTTTTTCACAAACTTCAAATTTCACAAGCAAAAATTACTAAGACATTTACTAGTTTGTTTGACACTTGATCTTTAACCTCATTACCCATGTTACCTAAGATATACCATAAAGTATACAGAGTTTGATATTTACCAAGCAGAGGATTTTCAAGTAAATGCTACCGTATATGGTCATCATCATTTAAGGTTAAGAATACAGTAGTCTGACCCTTAAACTTTGACCTCATgacctaaaaataaatttggatgTCTTCTTCTGGGATATACCATGATTGATGTTTATCAATCAATAGATTATCAAGATATCAAGTGAAAAATAACTGCCGACAGGCATTTGCAAAGTGATTTGATCTTAAAATCAGCAGGAGCTCTCTCCTTTCCATGTATCAATTACTGCCTATCAAGCAAAAAGGTTCTTGGACAACACTATTATAGTCCACTTGTTGATGTGAAGAATGGTTTAAACCTTGATATCTGACCTTTGACCTAATAAATAAAGGAAGTCATCTACAGCATGAACTCCTTAGGGGTACCACAAATGATGTGTGTACTACTATACCAGCTGACTAGGggcataaaaatcaattatcaatattatttcaataaagtACTGCAAATCATTGGGCCACTTTTCTCTGTGCTTCAACCAGACTTGAATGTCAAATCGGGAGGGAGTTAATGGTTTATATATACACAGCAATAATAGCCTGAATTATTCTGCATGTTGATtgaatcatacatatttttgagTTTTGTCATTTGTAGATGACTTACAGAGGTGATGAAAGTTAATCCAGACTTGGTGGTTTGCATGTCTTCAGATCCATGATctaaaatgaatatcaaaagTCAGTATGTATCATCATGTCAACAGTTTCTTTATCGATAATTCTGGTCAACCAGTGATTGACAAACCTGGTTAAAAACCAGCAGGAATGTttacaaaactttttaaaatctatatgaCCTATGTatgttcctaagatatgacttagGAACATCCTAAGAATAGCCCAGGCCATGGTAACTTAGGAACATTTTAAGTTAGGATATCCCAACCTACTGAGATTATTATTTTCACATTAtttcatacagagaaaatttgAGAGGCTTGTGCAGGGATAAATCATTAATCATTTTGcctaataaaattataaatgtcaGTAACATGACCAGTAATTAAATTTgaacacattttcaaaaatttacatttatctaGATTTATCAATAGAGATGCAGATGGTGACATCAAAGTTTATCATTCATGACGTTATcatatgaagtacagacaagtgactttttACACATAGCTGTGAATTAAATCAATCGGGATTAAGCCTTTGAAATTAACGTACCCCCAAAGTTGATGCATTTATTATATAactattcaaaactttttatgcATCTTTTGATTTGTACTTCATCGAAAACACACTATTTTAAGTATCCAATTTGAGTGCTTAATTGTCTTAACCAGTAAGATGGTAATTAATAAGTCATACCTATTCCTTCCACAATGTGACATTTTCCTGGTCGATGGTTCCATACAGTTTTATGGTAGTCAAGAAACAAACTGAAATACATGAAATACTACAACTATATATGTAGACAACTTAGTACCTAGAGCATAccttgatttttaaagattttaaaaatttctccaACATATTCTTAAGTTAAACATTGAGCTCCTTTCGATATTTcagtttttgagattttagaagatttttctctatgtattccttaatgtatataaatattcacACCTATTGTGTTCCCACCCTACCCCTcagggatcataatttgaacgTTAAGTCTTATAAAGTATGTttgtacagaccctgaaacgtgctactacacctctaaaacgaaccgtaccattccgtgcaagaaacgaacgGTACTGTTCACAAAACAAAAcgttccgttcacaaagcgtaccgtaccgttcacaaagcgaaccgtaccgtgcaaaaagcgtgcaagataatttatgcaagacccacctccagacggacaaaaaagcttaccgtaccgtgcaatgagcgtgcaacttccatatacggcttattgacctaatgtctttcGATGAATACGGACGGAGATTATTGCTGACCAGTTAAGTTCAATATTTAGCTAGATTTATTTATAGGAGATTAGAAaacacatactaagatttaaaactgtaattcttattaaaacagttacaacatattttaatttaatttcctttctaAGACCGTAATCATCTCAAAATTTGCATCgccgatttcttaaacattgtaaactattaatTTTCACACAAATCGTGGTTATACTATACTCCACAAGATGCCGGTAATCACACCTCTCCACGGACACCTGTTTGCTAACTCATTACAacctgtcgtgtgtatagtctgaatatatcttacttctactttgtttGTTTCGTGGCTTTTCTTAATctctaaaaaaacaaaagaactgtctgtagatatgtaaacaaacaactACACAgaagactatcggcgcgtggatccgaAGATAAATTCAGCGACTCTATACATGCCggattttcacaaatattaacttgcaataaaatatcatttaccgggtacattaatgtaccaaaAAACTGATTAATTATATTGTAAATAGTTGAATGGGATTTTAACATTTTGCAAGTAGATGTAAGCACAAACACAGctctttttaaattcattttcaatctaatatgtgtgatgtgaaatagcgtccAAATTTTAACCGTCGAGATCAATCTGAATACATCGTCTActgtacaaacttttagtcactAAATTTTTGCGAGAAACCAtgagtctaaaataaatgaattaaattcatacaaataaaaattaataattccaAATTGTTTGCACACAATTACATACAACTTGTGTGTTGATTATATTgcttaaattaaagttttatctcTGAACTAAATTATTTCGCTTTAGGTTTCTATAGTTGgtcatttgagcgggattttatcttaggactccacgtgcttcgcctgtcaatcagtttttaaagtataacagtacagatcacgCCACGCGCCGCGTACTACTTGGCTCCTCCTATATGGCTAGAAGAAAATTATCgaatgaaaacttttttgttttatgttttcttaaatcccTATTAAAAAGAGTGTtcctatttgaaattattcaacaataatttccATTCGACTTCATGATTACATTATCTGTAAATCTGTAAATAGTCAgctaaatcgcatgcatacagtgaagagcggacactagttcaacagaatgataaatatcgccATTAAATGCTATTGacttatgtatatacatatcgtaagaaatatgctacatgtacatgtatagtttaacggaaaaacaaaaactaatagtcatattttgattatacacgcgatcttagttcagataagagaagcgatgacgggttacatgtaggtatgatCACAGGGGCTTGTGTAGAAAAAGAAACATCGTTATATTTTTCCTCCGAGGTACCCActttttaatgatattatttttttctacacaaGCCCCTGTGGTATATGATCTGTGTATACGCACAAGTGCAGAAAATCGtagaatcaatatttaaatgaatgtgTCATTACTCAAACTATATAAcagttgatttcaagatttcttatctgaaattcattgtttatcttaatATCATTAACTGCATGtaattttacatcgtctattcACTAAGGGAATTTGATCGGCAATAGTTCTAATATGTACAGTAGCacgcaataaagaatgatcatacgaattatgaataaagaaaaagaaaggtgatgcttgtaaaaataacaactagctgagaatcaagacaacgattaaggaaaattaaaaaatatcggaataaagtcggggcaattttttatagcaattttaaaaggattagaaatatttaatgacttcaattcaagtacatgtatagaaataaaaacttaaggtgctttgtaaaattatcgacagctcgctgaattaacaaaaatatatcggattaaagtcaaacagttcttttaatctatcttcATGATTACActtatctaaaattaaatactaatTATAACAGactaatcaaaaaataaattacccTCGCTTCCCGGTTGTCACTGAGTACACGTTTCACGAAACGTATTAAAACAGGGGAAGGGATGGaagttctgattttaaatagattgaaatacatttgtaaaatatcatataaataaaccaaaaatttCAGTATCATATGTCATAATTACCACCTTGCTGAAGTAGATCGGGTAAAAACTAAACGAAATTATATTGAGACaaatcaaagcgttcaggccacgtctacctcattaataaagcACTCAAACtgttcacaaagcgtgcagctatttttagcaaaacgTGCCGTGCAAGAATCGAACCATTCTGTTCACAAATCGTACCGTACCCAGTGTGCGAAATTAACGGTAGACCGATAGACAAAATCTATAGAAAATACGCCCAGTCTATAGTAACTTGATTATTTGTAGACCAACTTGTCTATAGAACGAATGCAGCCTGTCGTCCAGTCGATTGAAGGTTTTACTCAATACCTTTTTAAATACACTGCGATAAGAAGCAGAATGTAATTGCCATGTGCTATTTAAAAGTCAACAACAATATTCAGAGCAtgtcattttttgacaaaatgaagtATTCACAAGGTGCTAGACATGGGAGAAAAAACCCGGATAGTCATACACCATTCTAGTTTTCGCATTCGTGAACCCAGACTGGAATTCATGACCGGCGTTCCGTTTTCCTTACGTTGTCTTAGATTCTGCGCTTTTGTTTCCTTTTGTATCGTGTTATCTACAGTATTCAAGGGAATATAGGGtattttatatatctattttcCTTTACTTTATCTGAGTTTATTTGATTGGTATcacaaaataatcattacaAGGCAATGTCACTGTGTGTGGGTTTAGAGCCGGGCACCCTTCACCATGTCCTATAGTAAGTTGTGAAGTACCACATTATTTCATCACGTTCACCctgaataaaattacaatacaaataaagaataatatttgttgttgtttttggttaATTTCGCACACtgcgtaccgttcacaaagtgtaccgtaccgttcacaaagcgaaccgtaccgttcacaaagcgaaccgtaccgttcaaaaagcgtaacgaaccac from Crassostrea angulata isolate pt1a10 chromosome 7, ASM2561291v2, whole genome shotgun sequence includes:
- the LOC128192525 gene encoding serum paraoxonase/arylesterase 1-like — protein: MILKTLFGIALALSLTYIFKLVLFLDYHKTVWNHRPGKCHIVEGIDHGSEDMQTTKSGLTFITSGIDGPLFSPAMKEYHKKDNARGRIMLFNLEKPADGVRELMIVGNQFSYEDFAPHGISVLEEKGKVFLFVVVHRAEEDTVEKFEFLEKTLELKHLKTYKGTLVHLLNDVAATGPETFYTTDYGYYRNHFLHFLEQIIGLSYGHVLYYDGRDFIRVSEPTYMANGITLSKDGRHVYVVSSAGKKFIVYKREANNRLTKINEVELDTFPDNPTIDPVTGDVLLGCHPIGFKISKHLNDPSTEIAASQVLMLHMDKSGTNVTGVTELLSDDLELYGSTTATLYKKRMLVGTVCHKMMYCEVNTL